One Avibacterium avium genomic window carries:
- the fucU gene encoding L-fucose mutarotase has product MLKGIHPALSPELLKVLAEMGHGEEIVLADAHFPAHQVHHRILRADGLGIDTLLTGITPLFEFDSYVDAPLIMMQAVQGDSLDPSVEARYLNAIETALQKSAQTQSAVQNLPKLARIDRFDFYDRAKQAYAVVVTGECAKYGNIILKKGVTPVFP; this is encoded by the coding sequence ATGTTAAAAGGTATTCACCCAGCCCTTTCCCCTGAATTATTGAAGGTGCTTGCTGAAATGGGACACGGCGAAGAAATTGTGCTTGCTGATGCGCATTTCCCCGCACACCAAGTCCACCATCGTATTTTGCGTGCTGATGGCCTTGGCATTGATACGTTATTAACGGGGATCACGCCGTTATTTGAATTTGACAGCTATGTAGATGCGCCACTGATTATGATGCAAGCCGTGCAAGGGGATAGCCTTGATCCTAGCGTGGAAGCCCGTTATCTCAACGCGATTGAAACGGCATTACAGAAATCTGCACAAACTCAAAGTGCGGTGCAAAATTTACCGAAATTAGCCCGTATTGACCGTTTTGATTTTTACGATCGAGCCAAACAAGCCTATGCCGTGGTGGTTACAGGCGAATGTGCAAAATACGGCAATATTATTTTGAAAAAAGGGGTAACCCCAGTATTTCCCTAA
- the fucK gene encoding L-fuculokinase produces MAIALIFDCGATNLRTIAIDQKGKILASHHQPNRAQPDPQYPHFYIWDIEEIWQKLLICAEKTLTQLKQSHSLQDIVGIGVTTFGVDGAPFDEAGNQLYPIISWQCPRTISIMENLAQYLDVNALYQRNGIGQYSFNTLFKLLWLKENEPEILQKMDKFVFISSMLNQRLTGVFSTDRTMAGTSMMTDLQRQTWDTEVLNVLGLQETHFPPMVSAGEKIGVLSTALCQQLGLNPIPVISCGHDTQFAVFGSGAGLNQPVLSSGTWEILMARTEKAEPHIEFVPQGLTTEFDAQSHCFNPAVQWIGSGVMEWVGKTFFADVKGTEEYYPTMIAEGAAAPVGSQGIRFSGKFNPADNGQGFGQIVGLSMHSSRGQIYRAALEYMAYQLKAGLDILQQVSHFKAESLICVGGGSKNRLWNQIRADVLNLPIDIVDVAESTVLGAAMFTLAGVGVYDNVQQAQGEMQPNKQRIFPSNHTALYQQLMENK; encoded by the coding sequence ATGGCAATCGCACTGATTTTTGATTGTGGCGCAACCAATTTACGCACTATTGCTATTGATCAAAAGGGCAAGATTTTGGCCTCTCATCATCAGCCAAATCGCGCTCAACCTGATCCGCAGTATCCGCATTTTTATATTTGGGATATTGAAGAAATCTGGCAGAAGTTGTTAATTTGTGCCGAAAAAACCTTAACTCAGCTCAAACAATCTCATTCTTTGCAAGACATTGTGGGGATTGGTGTTACCACCTTTGGTGTAGATGGCGCACCTTTCGATGAGGCTGGAAATCAGCTTTACCCGATTATTTCTTGGCAATGTCCACGCACCATTTCCATTATGGAAAATCTTGCACAATACCTTGATGTGAACGCACTTTATCAACGGAACGGAATTGGGCAATACAGTTTTAACACCCTATTTAAACTGTTATGGCTAAAAGAAAATGAGCCTGAAATTTTGCAAAAAATGGATAAATTTGTGTTCATTTCATCAATGCTTAACCAACGTTTAACAGGCGTTTTTAGCACCGATCGCACAATGGCTGGCACCTCAATGATGACCGATTTGCAAAGACAAACTTGGGATACGGAAGTGCTAAATGTGTTAGGGCTACAAGAAACACATTTTCCACCAATGGTGAGTGCAGGTGAAAAAATTGGCGTGTTATCCACCGCACTTTGTCAGCAGCTAGGGTTAAATCCTATTCCGGTGATTTCTTGCGGACACGATACCCAGTTTGCGGTTTTTGGCTCAGGCGCAGGATTAAATCAACCGGTGCTAAGTTCAGGCACTTGGGAGATTTTAATGGCGCGCACCGAAAAAGCCGAACCACACATTGAATTTGTGCCACAAGGCTTAACCACGGAATTTGACGCACAATCTCATTGCTTTAATCCAGCAGTGCAATGGATTGGTTCTGGTGTGATGGAATGGGTAGGCAAAACTTTCTTTGCCGATGTAAAAGGCACGGAAGAATATTACCCAACAATGATCGCAGAGGGTGCAGCAGCACCGGTGGGATCACAAGGCATTCGCTTTAGTGGCAAGTTTAATCCTGCGGATAACGGACAAGGTTTCGGGCAAATTGTCGGACTTTCAATGCACAGCTCGCGTGGGCAAATTTATCGTGCGGCGTTGGAATATATGGCTTATCAACTTAAAGCAGGCTTAGATATTCTGCAACAAGTCAGCCATTTCAAAGCGGAGAGCTTAATTTGCGTGGGTGGCGGTTCTAAAAATCGTCTGTGGAATCAAATTCGTGCTGATGTGCTGAATTTACCTATTGATATTGTGGACGTGGCAGAAAGCACCGTGTTAGGTGCGGCAATGTTTACCCTGGCGGGCGTTGGTGTGTATGACAATGTACAACAAGCGCAAGGTGAAATGCAGCCAAACAAACAACGCATTTTCCCTTCAAATCACACCGCACTTTATCAACAACTGATGGAGAACAAATAA
- the fucI gene encoding L-fucose isomerase: MTVLKSAPIRIGIRPTIDGRRMGVRESLEDQTMNMAKSVANLLESHIRHTDGSFVECVIADTCIGGVAEAAACAEKFKLANVGAVITVTPCWCYGSETIDMDPHMPKAIWGFNGTERPGAVYLAAALAGHSQMGLPAFSIYGTEVQEASDTSIPEDVKEKLLRFARAALTVATIRGKSYLSIGSVSMGIAGSIVDQKFFQEYLGMRNEYVDMSEIKRRLDRKIYDEEEVELALQWVKAYCKEGVDVNHPDHQDSPEQKAQLWENVVKMAIITRDLMAGNEKLAQLNYGEEALGHNAIAAGFQGQRHWTDHMPNGDFMEAILNSTYDWNGVRPPYILATENDSLNGVCMLFGNQLTGQAQIFADVRTYWSPDAVERATGFRPESGFIHLINSGSAALDGTGQHTDDKGNPVIKPAWEVTEEDGKRCVENTRWCPAVYEYFRGGGYSSQYLTKGGMPFTMHRLNIIRGIGPVLQIAEGWSIDLPAEVHDTLMKRTNETWPCTWFVPRLTGTGADLITLASMLRIPVCMHNVAEQDIFRPSAWNGFGQDKEGQDYRACANFGPLYK; this comes from the coding sequence ATGACAGTATTAAAATCAGCCCCAATTAGAATTGGCATTCGCCCAACCATTGATGGCCGCCGTATGGGCGTGCGTGAATCGCTCGAAGATCAAACGATGAATATGGCTAAATCCGTTGCCAATTTATTAGAAAGCCATATTCGCCATACGGACGGTTCATTTGTGGAATGTGTTATCGCAGATACTTGTATTGGTGGCGTGGCCGAAGCCGCTGCTTGTGCAGAAAAATTTAAACTTGCCAATGTTGGCGCAGTGATTACCGTTACCCCTTGTTGGTGCTATGGTTCAGAAACCATTGATATGGATCCGCATATGCCAAAAGCTATTTGGGGATTCAATGGCACAGAACGCCCAGGTGCTGTTTATTTAGCTGCCGCATTAGCCGGCCATTCACAAATGGGCTTACCTGCCTTTTCTATTTATGGCACAGAAGTGCAAGAAGCCTCTGATACCAGTATTCCTGAAGATGTTAAAGAAAAACTCCTACGCTTTGCTCGCGCCGCACTGACTGTGGCGACCATTCGCGGCAAATCCTATCTTTCTATCGGTTCTGTTTCTATGGGAATTGCAGGATCTATCGTGGATCAAAAATTCTTCCAAGAATATTTAGGAATGCGCAATGAATATGTGGATATGAGCGAAATCAAACGCCGTCTTGACCGCAAAATTTATGATGAGGAAGAAGTGGAACTGGCACTGCAATGGGTGAAAGCCTATTGCAAAGAAGGCGTTGATGTCAATCACCCAGATCATCAAGATAGCCCAGAACAAAAAGCACAGCTTTGGGAAAATGTGGTGAAAATGGCAATCATCACGCGTGATCTGATGGCTGGCAATGAAAAATTAGCGCAGCTCAATTATGGTGAAGAAGCCCTTGGACATAACGCGATTGCGGCAGGTTTCCAAGGACAACGTCATTGGACAGACCATATGCCAAATGGTGATTTTATGGAAGCTATTCTTAACTCCACCTACGACTGGAACGGGGTTCGCCCACCTTACATTCTTGCTACGGAAAATGATTCTCTCAATGGCGTATGTATGCTGTTTGGTAATCAGCTTACTGGGCAAGCGCAAATCTTTGCCGATGTGCGTACCTATTGGAGCCCTGATGCTGTGGAACGAGCCACTGGCTTCCGCCCAGAAAGTGGCTTTATCCATTTGATTAACTCCGGTTCTGCTGCCTTAGACGGCACAGGTCAGCATACAGATGACAAAGGCAATCCTGTCATTAAACCAGCTTGGGAGGTAACAGAAGAAGACGGCAAACGCTGCGTGGAAAACACCCGTTGGTGTCCTGCGGTGTATGAATATTTCCGTGGCGGTGGTTACTCATCACAATATCTCACCAAAGGCGGAATGCCATTTACGATGCACCGTTTAAATATTATTCGCGGCATTGGCCCAGTGCTACAAATTGCAGAAGGTTGGTCGATAGATTTGCCAGCTGAGGTTCACGACACCCTAATGAAACGCACCAACGAAACTTGGCCTTGCACGTGGTTCGTACCGCGCTTAACAGGCACAGGTGCGGATCTCATCACCCTTGCATCAATGTTGCGTATTCCTGTGTGTATGCACAATGTGGCTGAACAAGATATTTTCCGCCCAAGTGCGTGGAATGGCTTTGGTCAAGACAAAGAAGGGCAAGATTACCGTGCTTGCGCAAACTTTGGGCCACTTTATAAATAA
- a CDS encoding DeoR/GlpR family DNA-binding transcription regulator, translating to MPTRTSQILQLVNSVGKVNVNELAQQFGVSVETIRRDLRALNQKGLLHRVHGGAMSSQSKDIGRSFQARQRLNSEAKKYIAQQVVDYVFEGAVIGLDASSSSWHFAQLIPDIPCTVVTNSMHNINALVNKPNVTTIATGGVYSAKYAAFYGPLSEQLLLRLHIDLCVFSCTGVDSSGAIWESNELNASIKRKLIDASAQKFLLLDSSKFERKNLIKLGELSQLDILFTDQAPNESLQNYCKEQEIHLAF from the coding sequence ATGCCAACAAGAACGTCGCAAATTTTACAGCTTGTCAATTCAGTAGGGAAAGTGAATGTTAATGAGCTTGCTCAGCAGTTTGGTGTGTCGGTGGAAACCATTCGCCGAGATTTGCGAGCATTAAATCAAAAAGGCTTGTTACATCGTGTACACGGAGGTGCAATGAGCAGCCAATCAAAGGATATTGGTCGCTCATTTCAAGCAAGACAACGTTTAAATTCTGAAGCTAAAAAGTATATTGCACAGCAGGTGGTGGATTATGTGTTTGAGGGGGCGGTAATCGGCTTAGATGCGAGTTCCAGTAGCTGGCACTTTGCGCAGCTGATTCCTGATATTCCTTGCACTGTTGTTACCAATTCTATGCATAATATCAATGCCTTAGTTAATAAACCTAATGTTACAACCATTGCCACAGGCGGTGTTTATTCGGCAAAATATGCCGCTTTTTATGGCCCACTTTCGGAGCAGCTTTTGCTTCGTTTGCATATTGATTTATGTGTTTTTTCTTGTACTGGGGTGGACAGCAGTGGGGCAATTTGGGAATCTAATGAACTGAATGCGTCCATCAAACGCAAATTAATTGATGCCTCAGCGCAGAAATTCTTATTATTGGATAGCTCTAAATTTGAGCGTAAAAATCTTATAAAACTGGGAGAGCTTTCTCAGTTAGACATTTTATTCACCGATCAAGCGCCGAATGAAAGTTTACAAAATTATTGTAAAGAACAAGAAATTCATCTCGCTTTTTGA
- the deoC gene encoding deoxyribose-phosphate aldolase yields the protein MQPQDIAKYIDHTALGADKTPQDILNLCQEAIEHQFCSVCINSAYIPLAKQALTQNGKEKSAVKICTVVGFPLGANLSQVKAFEAAQAINAGADEIDMVINIGLAKAHQWQAVEQDIATVLAACQGKTLKVILETCLLTKEEIIKACEICKALKVAFVKTSTGFSTGGATVEDVALMKQTVGDKVEVKASGGIRDTATALAMLNAGATRLGVSAGVAIVKGTNAQGNGY from the coding sequence ATGCAACCACAAGATATTGCCAAATACATTGACCACACCGCCCTTGGCGCAGATAAAACCCCACAAGATATTCTTAACTTATGTCAAGAAGCGATTGAACACCAATTTTGTTCCGTGTGCATAAACTCCGCCTATATTCCACTGGCTAAGCAGGCACTCACACAAAATGGCAAAGAGAAAAGTGCGGTGAAAATTTGCACCGTTGTTGGCTTTCCCTTAGGGGCAAATTTAAGCCAAGTGAAAGCCTTTGAAGCGGCACAAGCCATTAATGCGGGAGCAGATGAAATTGATATGGTGATCAACATTGGCCTTGCCAAAGCCCATCAATGGCAAGCGGTGGAACAAGATATTGCCACCGTGCTTGCAGCTTGCCAAGGCAAAACCCTAAAAGTGATTTTAGAAACCTGCCTACTAACCAAAGAAGAAATCATCAAGGCTTGCGAAATCTGCAAAGCGCTCAAGGTGGCATTTGTCAAAACTTCCACAGGTTTTAGCACCGGCGGCGCAACAGTTGAAGATGTTGCACTGATGAAGCAAACCGTAGGCGACAAGGTGGAAGTAAAAGCCTCAGGCGGCATCCGCGACACCGCCACCGCACTAGCAATGCTCAACGCTGGCGCAACCCGTCTAGGCGTAAGCGCTGGCGTTGCCATTGTAAAAGGAACGAATGCGCAGGGGAATGGGTATTAA
- the rfaD gene encoding ADP-glyceromanno-heptose 6-epimerase yields the protein MIIVTGGAGFIGSNIVKALNEIGRTDILVVDDLKDGTKFVNLVDLDIADYCDKDDFIASIMAGDDLGDIDVIFHEGACSATTEWDGKFVMENNYEYSKELLHYCLDRQIPFYYASSAATYGDSDTFVEAREFEKPLNVYGYSKFLFDEYVRKILPEAQSPVCGFKYFNVYGPREQHKGSMASVAFHLNNQILKGENPKLFAGSEHFLRDFVYVGDVAAVNIWCWQQGISGIYNCGTGKAESFEAVAQAVLKFHGKGQIETIPFPEHLKSRYQEYTQADLTKLRATGYDKPFKNVAEGVAEYMAWLNK from the coding sequence ATGATTATTGTAACTGGCGGCGCAGGCTTTATTGGCAGTAACATCGTTAAAGCGTTAAACGAGATTGGACGCACAGATATTTTAGTGGTGGACGATTTAAAAGACGGCACAAAATTCGTCAATTTAGTGGATTTGGATATTGCGGATTATTGCGATAAAGACGACTTTATTGCGTCCATTATGGCAGGCGATGATTTAGGCGATATTGATGTGATCTTCCACGAGGGGGCGTGTTCTGCCACCACGGAATGGGACGGCAAATTCGTGATGGAAAACAATTATGAATATTCCAAAGAGCTATTACATTATTGTTTAGATCGCCAAATTCCTTTCTATTATGCCTCCAGTGCCGCCACCTACGGCGACAGCGACACCTTTGTGGAAGCCCGAGAATTTGAAAAACCGTTGAATGTGTATGGCTACTCAAAATTCTTGTTCGATGAATATGTGCGTAAGATTTTACCTGAGGCACAATCGCCCGTCTGTGGTTTCAAATATTTCAATGTGTACGGGCCAAGAGAGCAGCACAAAGGCAGTATGGCAAGCGTAGCATTCCACCTCAACAATCAAATTTTGAAAGGGGAAAATCCAAAATTATTCGCAGGTAGCGAGCATTTCTTGCGTGATTTCGTTTATGTTGGTGATGTGGCAGCGGTAAATATTTGGTGCTGGCAACAGGGCATTTCGGGCATTTACAATTGCGGAACGGGCAAAGCGGAAAGTTTTGAGGCGGTAGCGCAAGCGGTATTGAAATTCCACGGCAAAGGGCAAATTGAAACGATCCCCTTCCCAGAACATTTAAAAAGCCGTTACCAAGAATACACCCAAGCGGATCTCACCAAACTGCGCGCCACGGGCTATGACAAGCCATTTAAAAACGTCGCCGAAGGCGTGGCGGAATATATGGCGTGGTTGAATAAATAA
- the waaF gene encoding lipopolysaccharide heptosyltransferase II translates to MNILVIGPSWVGDMMMSHSLYQCLKQQYPDCQIDVLAPNWCKPLLERMPEVRRALTMPIGHGTFGLKQRYEIGKSLRNQYDMAIVLPNSLKSAFISVFAKIACRRGWKGESRYFFLNDLRANKNDYPMMVQRYVALAYEKNAVPTAAQMTFPYPYLQVSSQQIEQTKSHFHAQLAQAENRPAIGFCPGAEFGPAKRWPHYHYAALAQMLIEKGYSIRLFGSAKDEQVGDEIRASLPENLQPYCLNLAGQTSLNQAVDLIADCQGVVTNDSGLMHVAAAVQRPLVALYGPTSPQYTPPLSHQAVIIRLQKGGLEKIRKGKDSTEGYHQSLIDITPAMVMEKLSEILPHFDLA, encoded by the coding sequence ATGAACATCTTAGTAATTGGCCCATCTTGGGTTGGCGATATGATGATGTCGCACAGTTTATATCAATGCTTAAAACAGCAATATCCTGATTGCCAAATTGATGTGCTTGCGCCCAATTGGTGTAAACCCTTGTTGGAAAGAATGCCAGAAGTCAGACGCGCGCTCACAATGCCCATTGGACACGGCACCTTTGGCTTGAAACAGCGCTATGAAATTGGAAAAAGCCTAAGAAATCAATATGATATGGCGATTGTATTGCCAAACTCGCTCAAATCTGCGTTTATTTCTGTGTTTGCCAAAATTGCCTGCCGCCGTGGTTGGAAAGGGGAAAGCCGTTATTTCTTTTTGAATGATTTACGCGCCAATAAAAATGATTACCCAATGATGGTGCAGCGCTATGTGGCATTGGCTTATGAAAAAAACGCTGTGCCAACGGCAGCACAAATGACCTTTCCTTATCCTTATTTACAGGTGAGTAGCCAACAAATCGAGCAAACCAAAAGCCATTTCCACGCACAACTTGCACAGGCAGAAAATCGTCCCGCAATTGGTTTTTGTCCGGGTGCGGAGTTTGGCCCTGCCAAGCGCTGGCCGCATTATCATTATGCTGCGCTTGCTCAAATGCTGATTGAAAAAGGTTACAGCATTCGTCTGTTTGGTTCAGCAAAAGATGAACAAGTGGGCGATGAAATTCGTGCCAGTCTGCCAGAAAATTTGCAGCCTTATTGCTTAAATTTAGCGGGACAAACCAGCCTTAATCAAGCGGTAGATTTAATCGCAGATTGCCAAGGCGTGGTTACCAACGATAGCGGATTAATGCACGTTGCGGCGGCGGTGCAGCGTCCGCTTGTAGCGCTTTATGGCCCAACTAGCCCGCAATACACCCCACCATTATCCCATCAAGCGGTGATTATTCGCTTGCAAAAAGGCGGTTTAGAAAAAATTCGCAAGGGCAAAGACAGTACGGAGGGCTATCATCAAAGCCTAATCGACATCACCCCTGCGATGGTAATGGAAAAATTAAGCGAAATTTTACCGCACTTTGATCTGGCATAA
- the rfaC gene encoding lipopolysaccharide heptosyltransferase RfaC — translation MRICLVKTSSMGDVIHTLPALTDAQKALPHLQVDWVVEENFAEIPTWHSAVKQVIPVAIRRWRKQLLQRKTWQEWQAYRQLLQQNQYDAVIDAQGLVKSALFAVRLAQGAKHGYDKHSARESLAALFYDERYAIDYQQHAVERIRQLFAQALGYALPNQQGDYGIAQHFPVQQSLPPYVLLIHATTRADKHWCNQEWKKLAQNITALGLAVHLPWGNEKEKQAAEWIAQGIENAVVLPKMDLTALAQHIANAQAVVSVDTGLAHLTAALDKPNITLYGATNPDLIGTYGKNQYHLQAPTMAQISAEAVLQRLRPLL, via the coding sequence ATGCGAATTTGCTTAGTAAAAACCTCTTCAATGGGCGATGTGATCCACACCTTGCCTGCATTGACCGATGCGCAAAAAGCTTTGCCTCATTTACAAGTGGATTGGGTGGTGGAAGAAAATTTCGCGGAAATTCCTACTTGGCATTCGGCGGTGAAACAGGTGATCCCCGTTGCCATTCGCCGTTGGCGCAAACAGCTTTTACAACGCAAAACTTGGCAAGAATGGCAAGCCTATCGTCAATTATTGCAACAAAATCAATATGATGCAGTGATTGATGCACAAGGCTTAGTGAAAAGCGCATTGTTCGCCGTGCGTCTAGCGCAAGGGGCAAAGCACGGTTACGATAAACATTCCGCACGCGAGTCTTTGGCAGCCTTATTTTATGATGAGCGCTATGCCATTGATTATCAGCAACACGCCGTAGAACGCATTCGCCAGTTATTTGCGCAAGCCTTGGGCTATGCGCTTCCGAACCAACAAGGGGATTATGGCATTGCACAGCATTTTCCCGTGCAACAAAGCCTGCCGCCTTATGTGTTGTTGATTCACGCCACCACGCGAGCGGATAAGCATTGGTGTAATCAAGAATGGAAAAAATTAGCGCAAAATATCACCGCACTTGGGCTTGCCGTGCATTTGCCTTGGGGAAATGAGAAAGAAAAACAGGCAGCAGAATGGATCGCGCAAGGCATTGAAAATGCCGTTGTTCTGCCGAAAATGGATCTCACCGCCTTAGCCCAGCATATTGCCAATGCCCAAGCGGTAGTTTCCGTAGATACTGGGTTGGCGCATCTCACCGCCGCCTTGGATAAACCGAACATCACCCTTTATGGCGCAACCAACCCAGATTTAATCGGCACTTACGGCAAAAATCAATATCACCTACAAGCGCCCACAATGGCGCAGATTTCTGCCGAAGCCGTATTGCAGCGCTTACGCCCTTTGCTTTAA
- the murQ gene encoding N-acetylmuramic acid 6-phosphate etherase has translation MKNNPLLNQLSQLSTEQRNPNSMNLDELSALEIVQLMNAEDKNVPLAIEKCLPQIAAAVEKIVQAFQQGGRLVYLGAGTSGRLGVLDASECPPTFGVSSEIVKGIIAGGERALRHPIEGAEDNPQSAVENLQEIDFNEKDILVGIAASGRTPYVLGGLDYAKSLGATTVAIASNANSPMAQVAEIAIITAVGAEVLTGSSRLKSGTAQKLVLNMLTTASMVLMGKCYQNLMVDVQASNQKLVARAVRIVMQATDCTAEQAEQTLSAAHNNAKVAILMLLADLDYPSAVQLLRENQGRLQGALKSN, from the coding sequence ATGAAAAACAACCCATTACTCAATCAACTTTCGCAACTTAGCACGGAACAACGTAATCCAAACTCAATGAATTTGGACGAGCTTTCGGCGTTGGAAATTGTGCAATTAATGAATGCGGAAGACAAAAACGTGCCGTTGGCTATCGAAAAATGCTTGCCACAAATTGCCGCGGCGGTGGAAAAAATCGTGCAGGCGTTCCAGCAAGGGGGGCGTTTGGTATATCTCGGGGCTGGCACAAGTGGGCGTTTAGGCGTGCTTGATGCGTCAGAATGTCCGCCAACATTTGGGGTTTCCAGTGAAATAGTAAAAGGCATTATCGCTGGGGGCGAACGTGCTTTGCGCCACCCCATTGAAGGGGCGGAAGATAATCCACAAAGTGCGGTGGAAAATTTGCAAGAAATTGATTTTAATGAGAAAGATATTTTGGTCGGCATTGCTGCCAGCGGCCGCACGCCTTATGTGCTAGGCGGCTTGGATTATGCGAAATCCTTAGGTGCGACCACGGTGGCCATTGCTAGCAACGCCAATTCACCGATGGCACAGGTGGCGGAAATTGCCATTATCACTGCGGTAGGCGCGGAGGTGCTAACTGGCTCAAGCCGCTTAAAATCTGGCACGGCGCAAAAACTGGTGCTGAATATGCTCACCACTGCCAGTATGGTGCTAATGGGGAAATGCTACCAAAATTTAATGGTGGACGTGCAAGCCAGCAATCAAAAATTAGTGGCGCGTGCTGTGCGTATCGTAATGCAGGCGACAGATTGCACTGCTGAACAAGCAGAACAAACCCTTAGCGCCGCGCATAACAATGCAAAAGTAGCCATCTTAATGTTACTGGCGGACTTGGATTATCCAAGTGCGGTGCAATTATTGCGTGAAAATCAAGGGCGCTTGCAAGGGGCGTTAAAATCAAATTAA
- a CDS encoding IS110 family transposase, which produces MMNEQTYCGIDVAKRHFVIGLSNQKRTKTETNNPKGIAHTIEYLRRFSVDLIVLESTGGLELPLAKALHHAGFRVVIANPRQTNQFAMSQSLAKTDNKDAKMLAFYAQMLAMRDNVAQQLYIPPTPEQEQLEALVSRRNQLVEMRSAEKNRLEQVHSTQRLSVEQHIDYLCLRIDELDSEIEQHLKHFDDTIKKFKDIKGLGTQTIAVLMSMLPELGQYTHKQIASLVGVAPHPKESGNTKWKSRCSGGRKAVRNALYMATFVCVRFEPKLKQFYERLRANGKAFKVAINACMRKLLTILNAIVRDGSQWDAHAL; this is translated from the coding sequence ATGATGAATGAACAAACTTATTGTGGTATTGATGTTGCTAAACGTCATTTCGTCATTGGGCTTTCTAACCAAAAACGAACAAAGACCGAAACCAACAACCCGAAAGGGATTGCGCATACCATTGAGTATTTACGTCGTTTCAGTGTGGACTTAATTGTCCTTGAAAGCACCGGTGGGCTTGAACTTCCATTAGCTAAAGCACTCCACCACGCAGGCTTTCGTGTGGTGATTGCCAACCCGCGACAAACCAATCAGTTTGCGATGTCGCAGTCACTAGCAAAAACCGACAATAAAGACGCCAAAATGTTGGCTTTTTACGCCCAGATGCTCGCAATGCGTGATAATGTAGCGCAACAGCTTTACATACCACCGACTCCCGAGCAAGAACAGCTTGAAGCCCTTGTTTCACGCCGTAACCAGCTTGTTGAAATGCGTTCCGCGGAGAAAAACCGCCTTGAACAAGTCCATTCCACACAACGACTCAGTGTTGAGCAGCATATCGACTATCTCTGTCTGCGTATTGATGAGCTGGATAGTGAAATCGAACAGCATCTCAAACATTTTGACGATACAATAAAAAAGTTTAAAGACATCAAAGGGTTAGGCACACAAACGATAGCCGTTTTGATGTCAATGTTGCCTGAGTTAGGTCAATACACACATAAACAAATTGCTTCGCTTGTTGGCGTTGCGCCACATCCGAAAGAAAGCGGTAACACCAAATGGAAAAGCCGCTGTTCAGGTGGTCGCAAAGCCGTGCGAAATGCGCTGTATATGGCCACATTTGTTTGCGTGCGTTTTGAGCCTAAACTCAAACAATTTTACGAACGCTTACGGGCTAATGGTAAGGCGTTCAAAGTGGCGATTAACGCCTGTATGCGTAAGCTTCTAACCATTTTAAATGCGATTGTCCGCGATGGTTCGCAATGGGACGCTCACGCGCTTTAA